The genomic stretch CCGTCTGGGTATCGGACAACTTGCGCCGAAAGTATCGGACAACTTGCGCCGTTCGCCGCCGACTATCGGACAACTTGCGCCGAAAAAGGGTCTAAACTATCGGACAACTTGCGCCAAACTATCGGACAACTTGCGCCGTTTCACCCCGAAAACACCGTGCAGCACGCGTCTGGGTCGGGCGCCTGTTGTTGACAACATATATTATTCTTTTTAAGAGATTTAAAACAAAAAGAAAAACAACAAACACACAGGGGGCAGGGCCGTGGCAGACAAGGGAATCAAACGCTTTGACGAACTCAACATCGCCCGGTTGAGTCTGATCAGCGTGCAGGAACGAATCCCTGCGAACTACCGCGACTGGAGCGTGGAACTCGAGGACGGCGACCGCCGGTACCGCGTCACCTGCCAGGCCCTGCCCGAATACGGCGTGCCGCACGGCATCGATACCGACATCAGCGCCGCACTCGTCAACCTGTACATCGATCAGGGTTCCCCCGCCGACGGGGCCGTGACCTGCACGCCGTACCAGTTGCTGCAGATGGCCGGACTGGACACCAGCGGCCGGTACTACACCTCGCTGGACGAGAGCCTCAAACGCCTGACCACCACGACGTATTTCATCTCGGAGGGGTGGCGTGACCATCCGCGCGGCCGCTGGACCAACGTGAACTTCCGGTACATCGACCGCATCGAATTCACGTCCGGTCAGGCCGAGAAACTCGACGCCAGTTCCGTGCTGCGCATCACGCTGCCTCAGGAAATCTCCCGCAGCGTGCGCGCCGGGTACATCAAGTCACTGGACCTGTCGTTCATGCAGACCCTCAAACGCCCACCCACGCGGGCGCTGTACCGCCTGCTGGACGCCCAGCGCCGTGACCCCGAGAACCCGGACGCGGTGGCCATGGCGTACCAGGTGGGCCTGATGGAGTGGGCCGAGGCCTGCAAGATCGTGACGGACCGCCCCAGCATGGCGCAGCGCACGCTGGACGCCGCGCACGAGGAACTGATCGAGAAGGGGTTCCTGAAAAACGTCGAGTACCTGGGTCGCGGTAAGAAAAAGATGCTCCAGTACACGTTCGGCGAGGCGTTCATTCCGCCGGACCCGGCGCTGCTTCAGGAACTCGCGGACCTGGGTGTCACGCAGACCCGCGCGCTGCAACTCGTGCGCGAGCACGGCGAACAGACCGTGGACGACGCCGTGG from Deinococcus seoulensis encodes the following:
- a CDS encoding replication initiator protein A gives rise to the protein MADKGIKRFDELNIARLSLISVQERIPANYRDWSVELEDGDRRYRVTCQALPEYGVPHGIDTDISAALVNLYIDQGSPADGAVTCTPYQLLQMAGLDTSGRYYTSLDESLKRLTTTTYFISEGWRDHPRGRWTNVNFRYIDRIEFTSGQAEKLDASSVLRITLPQEISRSVRAGYIKSLDLSFMQTLKRPPTRALYRLLDAQRRDPENPDAVAMAYQVGLMEWAEACKIVTDRPSMAQRTLDAAHEELIEKGFLKNVEYLGRGKKKMLQYTFGEAFIPPDPALLQELADLGVTQTRALQLVREHGEQTVDDAVVRCKAILAAGYKPRSKPAFFVDVLKNPGKYQLPEGVAEPQKPAVKGQGGKARGSGQPSLFEAPLRASEEEADTEAVLLSLPREKQVEEVMRTLTFLLRNDLKLQELDLLRLTLDEGLEDPLEIKAWAIKGISSGQKSAVVRDLRARLSLNEQAMKDQPAPPAKATTRPAR